GACGCTCATGCTGAAGTTACGCTCTTTTGGGCTCAAGGTCGCTTCTCCTGAAGGGGGGGATGCTCGGTTCGGCAACGGCAGCAAGCAGACAATGGAGCAGCTCCCGAGCCGCTCCGGAAGGGGCCAGCCAAACCCGGCGGACGATGGATCAAAAGGGCCCGCTTTTGCTTACCAATCCAATCAACATTAATACGGCGCAAAATCCGCTGTCAAGGGAAATCGGGGCGGCCCTTATTGCACTTTCCGGGCGGGAAAGACGCCTAGAGGCCCTTCTGCCGCATCCGCTCCTGCAGGGCCGCGTCCTTGGCTTCGACCCCGGCGGCCATATTGGCCTTGAATTCGGTGAGCTTGGCGGCCATCCCCTCGTCAGTGGTGGCCAGGATCTGGGCGGCGAAGATGCCTGCGTTGCGAGCACCGGCCTTGCCGACCGCCATGGTGGCAACCGGGATACCGGCGGGCATCTGCACCATCGCCAGCAGGGCGTCGAGACCGTTGAGGGATGTAGCGTCGATGGGAACGGCGATCACCGGAAGGGTGGTTTCGGCGGCCATCACTCCGGCCAGGTGGGCGGCGGCGCCGGCACCGGCGATCAGTACCCGGATGCCACGCTCGCGGGCTTCGCGCACGTACTTGGCGGTGCGTTCCGGGGTGCGGTGGGCGCTCGATACGGTCATCTCGAAGGGGATGCCGAAGCTCTTGAGGGCGCTGCCCGCCTCCACCATGATATCGAAATCGTTGTCGCTTCCCATCAGGATGCCGACCATTGGCTTTTCGCTCATTTCTTTCTCCTTGTTTCTCTTCTGCGTCTCTATCGATTGAGGGCCTTGCGGCCGATATCTTTGCGGAACTGCACGCCTTCCCAGCAGATCTTCTCCACCCCTGCGTAGGCCTTGTCGATGGCCGACGCCACGGTGTCACCCAGCCCGGTGACGCCGAGCACCCGGCCGCCGCTGTTGACGATCATGCCGTCCTTCTCCGCGGTGCCGGCGTGAAAGACGATCAGGTCGTCGATGGCTGCGGCCTCGGCGAGGCCGCGTATCTCGTGCCCCTTGTCGACGCTGGCCGGATAACCGCCCGATGCCATCACCACGCAGACCGCCGCCTTGTCGTGCCATTCGAGGGAGGTCTGGGTCAGTTCGCCCCGGGCGCAGGCCTGGAGCACGGGGACGACGTCCGACTTCATGCGGGCCAGCAGCGGCTGGGCCTCGGGGTCGCCGAAGCGGGCGTTGTACTCCACCACCCGCGGCTTACCGTCCTTGATCATCAGCCCGACGTAGAGGATGCCGACATAGGGGCAGCCGTCCTGCGCCATCCCGGCGATGGTGGGACGCACGACCGTCTCGACGA
This genomic interval from Desulfuromonas sp. contains the following:
- the purE gene encoding 5-(carboxyamino)imidazole ribonucleotide mutase, with the translated sequence MSEKPMVGILMGSDNDFDIMVEAGSALKSFGIPFEMTVSSAHRTPERTAKYVREARERGIRVLIAGAGAAAHLAGVMAAETTLPVIAVPIDATSLNGLDALLAMVQMPAGIPVATMAVGKAGARNAGIFAAQILATTDEGMAAKLTEFKANMAAGVEAKDAALQERMRQKGL